The following are encoded together in the Streptomyces rapamycinicus NRRL 5491 genome:
- the ettA gene encoding energy-dependent translational throttle protein EttA, translated as MAEFIYTMRKTRKAHGDKVILDDVTLSFLPGAKIGVVGPNGAGKSTVLKIMAGLEQPSNGDAFLSPGYSVGILLQEPPLDESKTVLENVQDGVAVTKGKLDRFNEIAEQMATDYSDELLEEMGKLQEDLDHSGAWDLDAQLEQAMDALGCPPGDWPVTTLSGGEKRRVALCKLLLEAPDLLLLDEPTNHLDAESVNWLEQHLAKYAGTVVAITHDRYFLDNVAEWILELDRGRAIGYEGNYSTYLEKKQARLKVEGQKDAKRAKRLKEELDWVRSNAKGRQAKSRARLTRYEEMAAEAEKTRKLDFEEIQIPPGPRLGSVVVEVENLSKAFGEKVLIDDLSFTLPRNGIVGVIGPNGAGKTTLFKMIQGLETADAGSIKVGETVKISYVDQSRANIDPKKTLWAVVSDELDYINVGQVEMPSRAYVSAFGFKGPDQQKPAGVLSGGERNRLNLALTLKQGGNLLLLDEPTNDLDVETLSSLENALLDFPGCAVVVSHDRWFLDRVATHILAYEGESKWFWFEGNFESYEKNKIERLGPDAARPHRATYKKLTRG; from the coding sequence TTGGCTGAGTTCATCTACACCATGCGCAAGACGCGCAAGGCGCACGGCGACAAGGTGATCCTCGACGATGTCACGCTGAGCTTTCTGCCCGGCGCGAAAATCGGTGTCGTGGGCCCCAACGGCGCCGGTAAGTCGACGGTGCTGAAGATCATGGCCGGCCTGGAGCAGCCGTCCAATGGTGACGCCTTCCTCTCACCCGGCTACAGCGTCGGCATCCTGCTCCAGGAGCCCCCGCTGGACGAGTCCAAGACCGTGCTGGAGAACGTCCAGGACGGCGTGGCGGTCACCAAGGGCAAGCTGGACCGCTTCAACGAGATCGCCGAGCAGATGGCGACCGACTACAGCGACGAGCTGCTCGAGGAGATGGGCAAGCTCCAGGAGGACCTGGACCACTCAGGCGCCTGGGACCTGGACGCCCAGCTGGAGCAGGCCATGGACGCCCTGGGCTGCCCGCCCGGCGACTGGCCGGTCACCACCCTCTCCGGCGGCGAGAAGCGCCGCGTCGCGCTCTGCAAGCTGCTGCTGGAGGCCCCCGACCTGCTGCTGCTGGACGAGCCCACCAACCACCTCGACGCCGAGTCCGTCAACTGGCTGGAGCAGCACCTCGCCAAGTACGCGGGCACCGTCGTGGCCATCACCCACGACCGGTACTTCCTGGACAACGTGGCCGAGTGGATCCTGGAGCTCGACCGCGGCCGCGCCATCGGCTACGAGGGCAACTACTCCACCTACCTGGAGAAGAAGCAGGCCCGGCTGAAGGTCGAGGGCCAGAAGGACGCCAAGCGCGCCAAGCGCCTCAAGGAAGAGCTGGACTGGGTCCGCTCCAACGCCAAGGGCCGCCAGGCCAAGTCCCGGGCCCGGCTGACCCGTTACGAGGAGATGGCCGCCGAGGCCGAGAAGACCCGGAAGCTGGACTTCGAGGAGATCCAGATCCCGCCGGGCCCGCGTCTGGGCAGTGTCGTGGTCGAGGTGGAGAACCTCTCCAAGGCGTTCGGCGAGAAGGTCCTGATCGACGACCTCTCCTTCACCCTCCCGCGGAACGGCATCGTCGGTGTCATCGGCCCCAACGGCGCCGGTAAGACCACGCTGTTCAAGATGATCCAGGGCCTGGAGACCGCCGACGCGGGCAGCATCAAGGTCGGTGAGACCGTCAAGATCTCCTACGTCGACCAGAGCCGCGCCAACATCGACCCCAAGAAGACGCTGTGGGCGGTCGTGTCCGACGAGCTCGACTACATCAACGTCGGCCAGGTCGAGATGCCCTCCCGCGCCTATGTCTCCGCCTTCGGCTTCAAGGGCCCGGACCAGCAGAAGCCGGCCGGGGTGCTCTCGGGCGGTGAGCGCAACCGCCTCAACCTCGCGCTCACCCTCAAGCAGGGCGGCAACCTGCTGCTCCTCGACGAGCCCACCAACGACCTCGACGTGGAGACCCTCTCCTCGCTGGAGAACGCGCTGCTCGACTTCCCCGGCTGCGCCGTGGTCGTCTCCCACGACCGCTGGTTCCTCGACCGCGTCGCCACGCACATCCTGGCGTACGAGGGCGAATCCAAGTGGTTCTGGTTCGAGGGCAACTTCGAGTCGTACGAGAAGAACAAGATCGAGCGGCTCGGCCCGGACGCGGCCCGTCCGCACCGTGCCACCTACAAGAAGCTGACCCGGGGCTGA
- a CDS encoding acyl-CoA thioesterase — MARHIYPCPLRWSDMDAFGHVNNVTFLRYLEEARVDFMWRLAPGNGSDAFTGGVVVARHEIDYLKPLVHRHRPVTIETWVTEIKAAYLTLRYEIKDEDALYVRATTRIVPYDLDQERPRRVTPEEEKFLTEYLEPDPVRKGAAKKASKAPTRPAGSADGSERAEAEGAVSV; from the coding sequence ATGGCACGCCATATCTATCCCTGTCCCCTGCGCTGGTCCGACATGGACGCGTTCGGCCACGTCAACAACGTGACCTTCCTCCGCTATCTGGAGGAGGCGCGGGTCGACTTCATGTGGCGGCTGGCGCCGGGGAACGGGAGTGACGCGTTCACCGGCGGCGTGGTCGTGGCCCGGCACGAGATCGACTATCTGAAGCCCCTGGTCCACCGGCACCGCCCGGTGACGATCGAGACCTGGGTGACGGAGATCAAGGCCGCGTATCTCACCCTGCGCTATGAGATCAAGGACGAGGACGCCCTGTATGTGCGTGCCACCACCCGCATCGTGCCCTACGACCTCGACCAGGAACGCCCGCGCCGGGTCACCCCGGAAGAGGAGAAGTTCCTGACCGAGTACCTGGAGCCGGACCCGGTGAGGAAGGGCGCCGCGAAGAAGGCGTCCAAGGCGCCCACGAGGCCCGCCGGATCCGCCGATGGCTCCGAACGGGCGGAGGCGGAGGGGGCCGTCTCGGTATGA
- a CDS encoding globin: protein MKEIPRGTLQEQTFYEQVGGEQTFRRLVHRFYQGVAEDPLLRPMYPEEDLGPAEERLALFLMQYWGGPRTYSDNRGHPRLRMRHAPFTVNRAAHDAWLRHMRDAVEELELAPELERQLWHYLTYAAASMINAEG from the coding sequence GTGAAAGAGATTCCGCGAGGCACACTTCAGGAGCAGACCTTCTACGAGCAGGTCGGCGGCGAGCAGACCTTCCGGCGTCTGGTCCACCGCTTCTACCAGGGGGTCGCGGAGGACCCGCTGCTCCGGCCGATGTACCCCGAGGAGGACCTGGGACCGGCCGAGGAGCGACTCGCACTCTTCCTGATGCAGTACTGGGGCGGCCCCCGCACCTACAGCGACAACCGCGGCCACCCCCGGCTCCGCATGCGCCACGCCCCCTTCACCGTGAACCGCGCCGCCCATGACGCCTGGCTGCGCCATATGCGCGACGCGGTGGAGGAGCTGGAACTGGCCCCGGAGCTCGAACGCCAGCTGTGGCACTACCTCACCTACGCCGCCGCCTCCATGATCAACGCGGAGGGCTGA
- a CDS encoding methyltransferase domain-containing protein: MGSTGGSTRSAPDAGERVARRQPAGREADGYAEEAAALRTGLVREIAAGGGLTDPAWRAAFEEVPRHLFVPYYYEAGDAAAAAAPPGAKTAGTAGTAGVARAAGAAGAGEAGAAHGTVGYTRLWRDDPHPLRRARWLAGAYADAPLATRVRDGELITSSSQPSLMARMLQALQVRDGDRVLEIGAGTGYNAALLAHRLGDAHVTTLDLDPEITEAARNHLAAAGFRPAVVTGDGARGCPLHAPYHRIIATCAVASIPSAWLGQCRPDALILTPLATGLIALRVADARHAEGHFLAVPAYFVPLRGSGPPPRAPSHGLPSRPLLDDSFRFLLNMAAGHMEPVEALALWEHEGRPGRERYGVTVRGERQWAWLDDPEGAYGWPLGPPGRLEPFGGLSPGAP, encoded by the coding sequence ATGGGCAGCACGGGCGGGAGCACACGCAGCGCGCCGGACGCCGGGGAGCGTGTGGCGCGGCGGCAGCCTGCGGGCCGGGAGGCCGATGGGTACGCCGAGGAGGCCGCGGCGCTGCGGACCGGGCTGGTCCGGGAGATCGCGGCGGGCGGCGGACTCACCGACCCCGCCTGGCGGGCGGCCTTTGAGGAGGTGCCACGCCATCTCTTCGTGCCCTACTACTACGAGGCGGGGGACGCGGCCGCGGCGGCCGCACCGCCGGGCGCCAAGACGGCAGGGACGGCAGGGACGGCAGGGGTGGCGCGGGCAGCGGGGGCGGCGGGAGCCGGGGAGGCGGGTGCGGCGCACGGGACGGTCGGCTACACCCGGCTGTGGCGCGACGACCCCCACCCGCTGCGCCGGGCCCGCTGGCTGGCCGGCGCCTACGCGGACGCCCCGCTCGCCACACGGGTGCGCGACGGTGAACTGATCACCTCCAGCAGCCAGCCGTCGCTGATGGCGCGGATGCTCCAGGCGCTCCAGGTGCGGGACGGGGACCGGGTGCTGGAGATCGGCGCGGGCACCGGCTACAACGCCGCACTGCTGGCCCATCGGCTCGGCGACGCCCACGTCACCACCCTCGATCTCGACCCGGAGATCACCGAGGCCGCCCGGAACCATCTGGCCGCGGCCGGATTCCGCCCCGCGGTCGTCACCGGGGACGGGGCGCGCGGCTGTCCGCTGCACGCTCCCTACCACCGGATCATCGCCACCTGCGCCGTGGCGTCCATCCCGTCCGCATGGCTCGGCCAGTGCCGGCCGGACGCGCTGATCCTGACGCCGCTCGCGACCGGGCTGATCGCCCTGAGGGTCGCCGACGCCCGCCATGCCGAGGGGCACTTCCTGGCCGTACCCGCGTACTTCGTCCCGCTGCGCGGCAGCGGCCCGCCGCCTCGGGCGCCCAGCCACGGGCTGCCGTCCCGGCCGCTGCTGGACGACTCCTTCCGCTTCCTGCTGAACATGGCCGCGGGCCATATGGAGCCGGTCGAAGCCCTCGCGCTGTGGGAGCACGAGGGCAGGCCGGGGCGGGAGCGCTACGGGGTGACGGTGCGGGGCGAGCGCCAATGGGCCTGGCTGGACGACCCGGAGGGCGCCTACGGCTGGCCGCTGGGCCCTCCCGGCCGTCTTGAACCCTTCGGAGGGCTCAGCCCCGGCGCACCGTGA
- a CDS encoding FHA domain-containing protein encodes MPTCPNGHQSAADDWCEVCGHRMSGTPMPSGAVPPPPPMPNGPGVPVPPGGYGSPGPGGPPPPGGAGGYGYPAQQQELCPQCRTPREAQAPFCEECRFNFQTHTPSPYGPPQGGYAPPQQPGPPQPGPGGPQGPHPTQGGGQPPGFGGDSDWTLPPPQGGAPHQGTPPHGAPQHGAPQHGAPQQGTPGHGAPQAPQYGYGYPQAPAPPAQPYGNEGYAPPPQQQGPGHQPPQQQQHPGAPQQQHPGAPQQHPGGAQFGQGGAPVQAPGNWIAVVAPDREYFMAMMNRSGPEAAGLNLPAYSPEQQLPLNGQQITIGRRRHSTGEAPDIDLGRPPEDPGVSHQHALLVQQPDGVWAVVDQDSTNGTTINGGDEPIQPFVPVPLREGDRVHVGAWTTITVRRG; translated from the coding sequence ATGCCGACCTGTCCCAACGGCCACCAATCGGCGGCCGACGACTGGTGCGAGGTGTGTGGGCACCGGATGTCGGGGACACCCATGCCCTCCGGCGCCGTCCCGCCACCTCCGCCCATGCCGAACGGCCCCGGTGTTCCCGTACCACCGGGTGGCTACGGGAGTCCGGGGCCGGGCGGCCCACCGCCGCCCGGCGGCGCGGGCGGCTACGGCTATCCGGCACAGCAGCAGGAGCTGTGCCCGCAGTGCCGTACGCCACGTGAGGCGCAGGCCCCGTTCTGTGAGGAGTGCCGCTTCAACTTCCAGACGCACACCCCGTCTCCGTACGGCCCGCCGCAGGGCGGTTACGCGCCGCCGCAGCAGCCGGGGCCGCCACAGCCCGGGCCCGGGGGGCCGCAGGGCCCGCACCCGACACAGGGCGGCGGTCAGCCCCCCGGCTTCGGCGGCGACAGCGACTGGACGCTTCCGCCGCCGCAGGGGGGCGCACCGCACCAGGGCACGCCCCCGCACGGCGCTCCGCAGCACGGCGCCCCGCAGCACGGCGCCCCGCAGCAGGGAACCCCGGGCCACGGCGCGCCGCAGGCCCCGCAGTACGGCTACGGCTACCCCCAGGCACCGGCGCCCCCGGCCCAGCCGTACGGGAACGAGGGGTACGCCCCGCCGCCCCAGCAGCAGGGGCCGGGGCACCAGCCGCCGCAGCAGCAACAGCACCCCGGTGCGCCGCAGCAGCAGCACCCCGGTGCCCCGCAGCAGCACCCCGGCGGCGCCCAGTTCGGCCAGGGCGGCGCCCCGGTACAGGCACCCGGCAACTGGATAGCCGTCGTCGCCCCGGACCGTGAGTACTTCATGGCGATGATGAACCGCAGCGGCCCGGAGGCCGCCGGGCTGAACCTCCCGGCCTACTCCCCCGAGCAGCAGCTGCCGCTCAACGGCCAGCAGATCACCATCGGCCGCCGCCGCCACAGCACCGGTGAGGCCCCCGACATCGACCTCGGGCGGCCGCCCGAGGACCCGGGCGTCTCGCACCAGCACGCGCTCCTCGTCCAGCAGCCCGACGGCGTCTGGGCGGTCGTCGACCAGGACTCGACCAACGGGACCACGATCAACGGCGGCGACGAGCCGATCCAGCCGTTTGTGCCGGTCCCGCTCCGGGAGGGCGACCGCGTCCATGTCGGCGCCTGGACGACGATCACGGTGCGCCGGGGCTGA
- a CDS encoding vWA domain-containing protein, whose product MAHFSTPDAPRFSVEVYQNEYLPEGGREVNAIITVTSAGGGATAGPPIPVPAHGGYEDAPGAYGSASGPGGGSPRAAVVIMVDCSGSMDYPPTKMRHARDATAAAIDTVRDGVAFSVVAGTHKAVEVFPGNGQLATADPLTRTQAKDALRSLSPGGGTAIGTWLLQADLLLGSADAAIRHGILLTDGRNEHEEPQRLRTVLDACAGRFTCDARGVGTDWEVEEVTGIAAALLGTADIVADPAGLTADFTRMMETAMGKEVADVSLRLWTPKGAEVAYVKQVAPTVEDLTARRVEAGPRAGDYPTGSWGDESRDYHLCVRVPAAEVGQEMLAARISLVQPVPDGVGSPPSPLAQGLVRAVWTDDLVVSTAMNPQVAHYTGQAELAQAIKQGMNARKSGDAEQATAKLGRAVQLAATSGNEDTAKLLAKVVDVLDVAAGTVRLKAKVAEADEMTLETRSTKTVRVKK is encoded by the coding sequence ATGGCCCACTTCTCCACGCCCGATGCGCCGCGGTTCTCGGTCGAGGTCTACCAGAACGAGTACCTCCCCGAGGGAGGCCGCGAGGTGAACGCGATCATCACCGTCACCTCGGCCGGCGGCGGGGCCACGGCGGGGCCGCCGATACCCGTGCCCGCCCATGGTGGGTACGAGGACGCTCCCGGCGCGTACGGCAGCGCGTCCGGCCCGGGCGGCGGCTCGCCCCGCGCGGCCGTGGTGATCATGGTGGACTGCTCCGGCTCCATGGACTATCCGCCGACGAAGATGCGCCACGCGCGGGACGCGACCGCCGCCGCGATCGACACGGTGCGCGACGGCGTGGCCTTCTCCGTGGTGGCGGGCACCCACAAGGCGGTCGAGGTCTTCCCCGGAAACGGGCAGTTGGCCACCGCCGATCCGCTCACCCGCACCCAGGCCAAGGACGCGCTGCGGAGCCTGAGTCCGGGCGGCGGCACCGCGATCGGCACCTGGCTGCTCCAGGCCGATCTGCTGCTCGGCTCCGCCGATGCCGCGATACGGCACGGCATCCTGCTCACCGACGGGCGGAACGAGCACGAGGAGCCGCAGCGGCTGAGGACCGTGCTCGACGCCTGCGCGGGCCGCTTCACCTGCGACGCCCGCGGGGTGGGCACGGACTGGGAGGTCGAGGAGGTCACCGGGATCGCCGCCGCCCTGCTCGGAACGGCGGACATCGTGGCCGACCCCGCCGGGCTCACCGCGGACTTCACGCGGATGATGGAGACGGCGATGGGCAAGGAGGTCGCCGACGTCAGCCTCCGGCTGTGGACCCCCAAGGGCGCCGAGGTGGCGTATGTGAAACAGGTCGCACCGACTGTGGAGGATCTCACCGCCCGGCGCGTCGAGGCCGGTCCGCGCGCGGGCGACTACCCCACCGGGTCCTGGGGCGATGAGTCCCGCGACTACCACCTCTGTGTGCGGGTTCCGGCGGCCGAGGTCGGCCAGGAGATGCTCGCGGCCAGGATTTCCCTGGTCCAGCCGGTGCCCGACGGGGTCGGCAGCCCGCCAAGTCCGCTGGCGCAGGGGCTGGTGCGCGCGGTGTGGACCGATGATCTGGTCGTCTCCACCGCGATGAATCCGCAGGTAGCGCACTATACGGGCCAGGCCGAACTGGCACAGGCCATCAAACAGGGAATGAATGCCCGCAAGTCCGGCGATGCCGAACAAGCGACCGCGAAGCTGGGGCGTGCCGTACAGCTGGCGGCCACATCGGGGAACGAAGACACGGCGAAACTGCTTGCGAAGGTGGTGGACGTGCTCGATGTAGCGGCAGGTACTGTGCGACTGAAGGCGAAGGTCGCGGAGGCGGACGAGATGACACTCGAAACGCGCTCCACCAAGACAGTTCGCGTCAAGAAGTAG
- a CDS encoding PP2C family serine/threonine-protein phosphatase, producing MSQMPQPPQLSACPACDEPPQAGDRYCDQCGADLTVAAALAAEAALSAEAIADRSEAHGGLPAPPRVNGAARSTHPEPEPEPDDYELAAPTSGGYGQVADPRATAALGAPGAPGESGSHPETNASTHTSAASGTGSGTGTGADPRLPGDENRPRCAACQEGTIDEDGYCERCGHAQARTRDHMESELEGIAAASDRGLRHHRNEDAFSVSTAALPDGSPVTVAVVCDGVSSATRPDEASAAAAHAASQALRASLPRGAHPQQAMNEAIIAAADAVNSLALDTGAAAPHHEGQRHQNAPACTIVSAIVTSDILTVGWVGDSRAYWVPDDRTTPPARLTEDDSWAAQMVAAGLMSEAEAYADERAHAITGWLGADAYELEPHTASYKPDRPGVVVVCTDGLWNYAESAEQMAHAVPPDARARPLNSAQILVGHALDGGGHDNVTVAVVPFPAAPGRAGSA from the coding sequence ATGTCGCAGATGCCGCAGCCTCCCCAGCTGTCAGCCTGCCCGGCCTGTGATGAGCCGCCGCAGGCGGGGGACAGATACTGCGATCAGTGCGGTGCCGATCTGACGGTGGCGGCCGCGCTGGCAGCGGAGGCCGCACTGTCGGCGGAGGCGATCGCCGACCGGTCGGAGGCGCACGGCGGCCTCCCGGCGCCGCCGCGGGTGAACGGGGCGGCGCGGTCCACCCACCCGGAGCCGGAGCCGGAGCCGGACGACTACGAGCTGGCCGCCCCGACCTCCGGCGGGTACGGCCAGGTGGCCGACCCGCGGGCCACGGCGGCGCTCGGCGCGCCCGGGGCACCCGGCGAGTCCGGCAGCCACCCGGAGACCAACGCGAGTACGCACACCAGCGCGGCGAGCGGCACGGGCAGCGGGACCGGCACCGGGGCGGACCCCCGGCTGCCCGGCGACGAAAACCGCCCCCGGTGCGCCGCGTGCCAGGAGGGCACCATCGACGAGGACGGATACTGCGAGCGCTGCGGACACGCCCAGGCACGGACGCGCGACCATATGGAGAGTGAGTTGGAGGGGATCGCGGCGGCCAGCGACCGGGGGCTGCGCCACCACCGCAACGAGGACGCGTTCTCGGTGTCCACCGCCGCGCTGCCCGACGGCTCACCGGTCACGGTCGCCGTGGTGTGCGACGGGGTCTCCTCGGCCACCCGCCCCGACGAGGCCTCGGCCGCCGCTGCCCATGCCGCGAGTCAGGCGCTGCGGGCCTCGCTGCCCCGCGGCGCCCACCCCCAGCAGGCCATGAACGAGGCGATCATCGCCGCCGCCGACGCGGTCAACTCCCTGGCCCTGGACACCGGCGCGGCCGCCCCCCACCACGAGGGGCAGCGCCATCAGAACGCACCGGCGTGCACCATCGTCAGCGCCATCGTCACCAGCGACATCCTCACCGTCGGCTGGGTCGGGGACAGCCGCGCCTACTGGGTCCCCGACGACCGTACGACCCCGCCCGCGCGGCTCACCGAGGACGACTCCTGGGCGGCCCAGATGGTGGCCGCGGGGCTGATGTCCGAGGCGGAGGCGTACGCGGACGAGCGCGCCCACGCCATCACCGGCTGGCTCGGGGCGGACGCCTATGAGCTGGAGCCCCACACCGCCTCGTACAAGCCGGACCGGCCGGGCGTCGTGGTGGTGTGCACCGACGGGCTGTGGAACTACGCCGAATCGGCGGAGCAGATGGCCCACGCGGTGCCGCCGGACGCCCGCGCCCGGCCGCTGAACAGCGCGCAGATCCTGGTCGGCCACGCCCTGGACGGCGGGGGCCACGACAACGTAACAGTGGCGGTCGTGCCGTTCCCCGCTGCCCCGGGCCGGGCAGGATCCGCCTGA